Below is a window of Impatiens glandulifera chromosome 2, dImpGla2.1, whole genome shotgun sequence DNA.
aaatatcaaataagtcTAAGAATTATagactcaaaaaaatatttaaaaataaattaaataattatttagaaaaaaatgttatatttaggaaaatgttgtatccatttatcacaaaaataaattaaattattatttaggaaAAATGTTATATCCATTTATctcaaaatagttaaaataaaggctaaaaataaattaaataattatgtaagaaaaatattatattagtttatctcaaaataattaaaatgaagaaaaaaataaattaaataattatttaagaaaaatgttgtatcaatttattttaaaataattaaaaatacaatcttaatatacataaaataataaataaaataagtaaaaataaattatacgtctattaattaattttatatatttttgtgaataataataagaaatgcTAAACATGGCCAAAAGCGTTTGTCCCAAATTACACCGTCCTACGCCACACAGAGCCTAGGAACCAACATGCCAAACAGAGCGCCAGTAGAAAGTTCACTCCCAAGTCCTAAGGCACGGTTAACCGCCTAACACGGACAAAACGCAAACGGAATGCCCGGGTCACGTCTAACGTACGTTCGCGGTCAATCTTCGTCATCCTCCTCTGGACCAAAGGATAGATATGTTTCGACTTGTGATCAATCCATAAATACCgacagaaaataaataaaaaaaacactcaaAACAAGTACATGTTCAAGCATAGTTAATGCCTTGTTTGAGGAAAGGGTTTTTTGGGTTTTGTCtgggttttatccaaaaaatccttgtttaataaaaaaaatagaaaaaaactgatttttaaaatttgaagactaatttgtcctttgactttagaagatatggtgtaggtgagagaatgatggtttagagagagaggataaaattagagggtagttttggtatttaaatgataaaattatttgatttgatggttgataagatatttgggttttgggataaaaactggGTTTTATCTCAAAAACCCTTTCATCAAACGAGCCCTAAGAGAATGCAACAAAACTGTAATATTTGAATTCTGGTCAATCCTTATCTTCGACAATTCTCAGTCAAAATAGAAAGTTCCGAAATCGAAACGATCAAAGTAGCTAATGTGGTCATTTTGCCTACAAACCTAGCTCTGTCTcattatttatgtaataaaattcaACCGAATAAGTTGTCACTTGCTGCTGATTCCACTTGCTGATTCGGGCTTGCTATAATTAAAAGGATGTCCCGATGAAGACGAGAAAGGAAAGTCAAGCCTTATATCATTAATCAATCTCTAACCATATTCGTCattaagagttttaagtttttaaaaaaaagttatatagaGCTTCAAAGCTCAAATCTAGTTTGCCCAAAAACTTCAATAAGAGTCCATGTTTCCCACTacaaagtttgaaaattttcattcagttcatgtaatttttaataagcgggcaatttcttaatttaaatttaatctcgagattatttataaattttctattGAATTCAATTGATACCTTAAATATGAAaagacaaaatttaaatttacaatttaaaaaaaaaaaatagtgttgTTCTTGAGCTATAGCTCAAAAATAGTCATTTAAAATGTTCCtaacaaattctaaataatgTTAATAAGTTTTCATATCAATCCCGAAATATTTGAGGCATGTTTGCCCAAATTcaacattttctaaaaaaaacttcagaaatttaaaaaatggcaAGCATATGCAAGGAGTAGATATATGATTGATTTTCATTCCAATGAACCTAAAAAGCTTTTGGTAAGCTCCGACTTTGAACTAAAACCTTAAAATCCATTAGCCATAATTCTCATTGAAATCATCCATTTCAGACTATcctcatttcaaatttgagatATGAGACTCCTAGCAAAAGACCAAAACCTGAAGATAAAGACAACTCGACCGAAACCTGGCCTCTATGCCTCAATCTGGTACGAAGTCCAAACCGCTTGACTTTGACTCAGACCACGCCCAAAGCCGGACTAAGTCACTCCCGAACCGTGCCTGACAAACTGACGGTCAACCCAATGTCCAGTCCACTCCTATTTGTGGGATTCTTTTtactctttaaatttttttcaattcacacctttttttttatcagaaaaaaataaaaatatgtcttcaaaatatttttagaagatttataaaattattttattaaagactCATTATGATTTATTTGTAAATCCAATTCctttaattgatattttgtcCAGTacttttttctataattttcgTTATCAATCGAAGCTATCacaattattgtaatattttaaaattaaaatgtcaaatttaaatatatgtcaaaaacttgaaaaattattgaattaatgaaaagaaaatatattttttaaatagccaaaaaataatgaagaaaatatcGTTCTTTATCGAACCAAAGGACATAACGCGTAAGCTCTTTCCAGTATTAACAAACATCGAACTAAAAAATCTCTTAAAATTACGTTAGTATACGTAAActattttcctaaaaaaaaaataagtggactctaaaattcaataaactagccatttaatattaattttttaaattattttaaaataaatatatttaatcataactATCATTTCtgtttctaaaattaatttttaaattccaTCTTGATCTTGATACTGTAAAAAGAAACAAAGTTAAAACCCATAACAACAATGACATGCACAAACTTtactcataaatatatatatctccaCCGTGTTAGTAGagttattcttataaaattatctaaaaatatatttttgaaaaatatatattaaaaataaataaaaaatcgtttaagcacaaaaataaagtatgacataataataaataaataaaataatacttaaaaattagTTATCAAGTTCGTAAATCCCcgagaaaaacgattaattCTCCGACAGACTCTACTAGTTTTCTGAACGAATCTCAGATAATACTATGATacgcatcggacgactacgattCTTGAGAGTTCGACGATTTTTCTCAaaccagatagtccaccaaagaataattgagattgtaacccaaatatgtaggtctgtcATATAAGCCGCATCAATCCATACTTCCAACAACTATCTAAAGACTCGGACATCACCTAATGGATCccagtaatactccacaaaagacttcaaatactagtcacccctcaacaatgcaaaagtaagtgagttgtcatTCAACATCTTTttgacacatacgacaacgactaaccataatataactttttttcatgcacatatcatctgtTAAAATTTCATCATAAATAACGCTTAATCCAAATAACGAGATCTTGGATAgaatctttgactcccaaaaaatttctcaataaaaattatatgaaatcatcttAACGAACATGTAGCAATGTCTAACATTAAACTATTCACCTAAAAATATATCACCGtctcttataaaattaattattcgatttatttaataaaatattaaaatatttctataaaaaaatattttatcactaTATATTTAAGTCttattaccaaaaaaaaaaaaacttattttcttaaaaatcaatcataattaatattttttaaataatctaaatttattcaaataatgcTTAACCAAATTAAGACTGATTTGTTTTAAAGAATTGTACTATTTTACTTGtctaattatacatatattaggTTTCagaataactaaaaaaatcagCTAAACAAGCAGTTATAAAGTAATAATCACTATTAATTCTCAATCTCTCTGATTTAAAATAAGATCTTgctatcaattttattttattttaaaacaagtagaatcaaatttatctaaaaaagagttaacaatattgaattataattgataataacaaaagttataaaaaaaatcttaactaGGATTTTGACATATGAATATGGCCCTTTTTTCATGAGCTGgtaaaaaaacaagtaaaattaaattgatcTAAACAAAAGTTAAGTCTAAATGctatattgaattataattaataattacacagcttataaaaaaaactaaactaagATTTTGACATATGAATAAGGCACTTTGTTCATTAGATGTAACTAGGTGCCTTTATGGATTCAAAACGCAGACGGCACTATTGTGATATTATATGCGACACATtagtttagttttatatatttatgaatatatatatatatatatatatatatatataaattgttcaaaatatatttaaaaataactaagtttaatttgaaatatattaaaaaagttataatttaatatataatttaaaatacattaaacaataatattaagaagaataataagaaagaaataacaaattaaataaacaaaaaaataatttaagacaACTAACACGATAAATCATGacaaaaattgtaaaaaaatatttgttatttcattataatttacaacaataaaataaaaattagttatcTCATATTAGTTAGGAGATTATtcagttttaaataattttattttatttattttgatagtaaaatataaatatatcagGGACATCTATTCTGGAATATTCTGGAATATGTAGTTTTGGGCTCTTCACGATTACTTGCGCCActcttatttcaattttattatctcataatatttaagagaataatgttttaaatctattttattatgtatatttagttagtatatattaattagtttttaaatatattcaattaaatagtttttattaatatgataaattttattaatttaataaattttattattttaaatttgttttaaaacttaattaaataatttttttattgttacatTATCGTTcctaaaatcaaacttaaaatataacCCAAAGAATTGACACTGGATTGTCCGTCCGTCCCGCTGCTGCCTAGGCACAAATGGGgaatattaaacttttttttttcaaattatattttttttacatatacaATCCCTAATTTAGTTAAACAtgaaacataaattattaaaattgtttctcagaaaaaaacaaattttaattaaaatttaagttatttgaatttttaattaattgaattattataacatatttaatattaaaattttataaaaataaagtaaaattattttaatattttaattaataaattaaataattaatgtttgaaaaaatatatggttttttattaaaataaactctaataTAACACTTTACATGATAtgcacttaatttttaaattggctcaaatataatataagtaagaaaacaaaagaatatGGGGACGATAAGGTATCACATAATCATTTCAATAAGATCTAATGTTTGAATTTTGAACAAGTGTATATTGTCATCCATGATCAAGTATGGGCCGTTAGATGTATTGTCCTTTTTTTTACTTCTTTTCTAAAACGCCGTCTGTGTTACTACTTTGAAAAGCGTGCAAACCTCACCCATCTTACTGTTTCCACCGATTGAAGAACAAAATACCTTCCCCGGTTACTTCCATTTCTATCTTTCTTCATAATTTGTTGAATTCCCATCTCCCTCGGTCTCGCAATCTAGGTCAACCGGAAAGACTCCCGACATCTCTCAGGTAACATTTAACTCTCTCTAATGTATCATTTTCATCTATTTACGGGCTGAGTTTTCTAGGGGCCATTATAAAGTATAACTAAAAGCATTGTTTTATTTAGTAGTTGCTTGATcaaattgattgattgatttctGAATCTTGTATGTTCCTTGTATATTTGATTCTCATTAAAGAAGATATGGTGTTTAGCATTGATCAATTGGGTTGTGTAAAATTCTGTTTTGCAGTGATATCATTGAATTATTGAACTTTTTTGTAATTGGGTTGTGATAAAAACATGGAAATGAAACATCTTTCGACATTGTTATCTATGGATTCTAGCTCATCTTCACATGAGGAGATAGAGAGGGTCACAAATCATTTTGAGCCTCCTGATATTAATGTGCCCCTTTCAGTTGTTGAACCAATCCCTTTACCACTTTCTTGGAATAGCACTGACGTGTTCGATATCGATCTTCTTACCCAACTTTGCGAGGGTGAGACAAATGTTAATGTCACAAAAGCGGAGAAGAAATGTGCCAAGAGGATTGATAGTTTCTGGGGTGCTTggttcttcttcaatttctactTCAAACCTGTTTTAAAAGAGAAATCAAAGAGCAAATTAAATTTAGAAGGTAAACCGGACTTGAATCTTGATGTTTTTCTTGTCCAACACGATATGGAGAACATGTACATGTGGGTTTTTAAGGAGAGACCTGAAAACGCGTTGGGTAAGATGCAACTGAGGAGTTTTATGAATGGTCATTCAAGGCAAGGAGAACGCCCATTTCCATTTCCAGTAGAGAAAGGTTTTATAAGGTCTCACAGAATGCAGAGAAAACATTATAAGGGTTTGTCTAATCCTCAGTGTCTTCATGGCATCCGATTAGTTCTCTGCCCTAACCTCATCAATGTTGAAGAAGATGACATAAATAAGTGGTTAGAGCTCACCGGTAGAGATTTAAACTTCTCTGTACCATCTGAAGCAATCGAATTTTGTTTGTGGAGGAACAACCTTCCTAGCATTGAGTTTGAACTTGACCACACTTCAAAGAGAAACAACACTAACTTGAATTTATCTACTCATTCGCCAAACCACAATAAACGTCAAAGAAATCATCTCAATGGTGGTTTCGATATCCATCAAAACGAGCCGAATTGGTTTAAAGATTTTACAGGAGTGATGAGAAACGCGGATGGACCAGTAACGGCTGCCAAAACAATATATGAGGACGAAAAAGGTTTTCTAATCATTGTTAGCTTGCCTTTCATAGATCTTCAAAAGGTTAAGGTTACTTGGAAGAACACAATCTCACATGGGATCGTAAAAGTGTCTTGTTTGAGTTCTGGTTGTGTTCCGATAGTTAAGAGACAAAATAGGACATTTAAACTTACAGATCCAATGCCGGAGCAATGTCCTCAAGGTGAATTTGTTCGAGAAATTCCACTTTCAATGCGAATACCGGAGGAAGCCAAACTTGAAGCTTACTGCGATCAGACAGGAAAAATACTAGAAATTATGGTGCCCAAACAAAAGGTTGGGCTTGAAGAGCATGAGGTGACTGTTTGCGTCCGCCCTTCATTGACAGAATAgtgaaagtaagaaaaaaatttatttgtttttttattataaatgattaatcATTGAGTTTTATACAcatacaaacaaaacaaaaaactaaTATGTGAGTTGCATTCTATTGATTTACAAATTTGTGTTCCCtagtaaaaacattttaatgGATTTGATCTTGATTTGATATTccataataactaatttatgtAAATTTGGTGCAATATTATGACATCagttaaatatttgttttagaatTGTTTGTctttaaataatagttttagagtaaaatattatgaatttagCTATTATGTTTAGATTAAAACCTCACTAACATTTATTATCCTCTCAAAATGATAAGTAATGAGAggacacatttatttttaagtttaagtaaattaatatttcaatgaTTATGATTTCACAGCGGAATGCACATGATGGTAAGAAGAGTCTAGTTATTTGGAATGCACCTACTAGCTATTGTGGAtatttagtttttcttttatttttaaaaaggttTTTTATGTTGTCTTTTGGTTCTTTCTTATGAATGTTTATTAAGAATTTGAACTATTAATTTTGAGTTTGTGCTGTATTAtagtgaatttttttataatataataacttgtTATAATTTAAGGcatatttaattgtataaatttaattaaaataaagtttactAGTTATTTTTTGTTAGCAACACTATTAGATTAATgtttcttaaaatattcaaaagcaaaaaaaaaaaaaaaaaaaagaagttaaataCTTAAATGggacaattttttaaaaccaatCATTAATGGCAATgtctaaatatattatatatatctcaatattgcaataataatttgtgaatttttaataatttaaaatttgtaattttaaagtttgagattttttaaaatatatattttgatgttaatgaaaataaaataattgaaaatattaattaggaatgaatagctatattttataaaaactaaataaacaattatacatAGTCGAAAAATGTATTTGTCATttttatatctaaaaaaatagatatatatgACTCGACACAACACGACATTTTTGTCTCACTTAGTTTAAAAATCctatattaatcaaattttcaagtAAGTATATTTCATATGTTTATGAAGCCAAATAATGCTAAGAAAATTTCAtgtctttttcttttcaagTGATCAAATATTTCTCtatcttttataaatatgttaaaaattaaagattaaacagtaatttcttttaaatattctcaAGCTAAAActcaaaacataaataaaactaattaatgaaactcaaaacctaattattttttatttattaatcaattaaaatgatgacattgattatttatatattaatatgaaaaatataccGGGTAAAGGAGTTTGCCCAATTTAGAAGCTTTATCTTAATTAAACCTAGCATTGTTGATATCTTCATTGTTGATATCTTCATTGACTGAAAAGGCCAATCATCTTATTCTTGATCCAACTTTTGGaggaatttttttaaatttgtgaaCTATATAACGACAACAATTAGCCCTAAAAATGATGATATACAAGAAGTAATATAAGATTGGTGAGGAAGATAATAAGAAcgataaatagaaaaaatatttattttaaatatgatttggAATTTAAGTTTTGTGACTAATTAAGTCTTGAAATGTTGGCTATATTTAATGTGtgaatagaaaataataaaagaaatgaggTAGAGATTGAGAGGTTtaggattaaaaaaaataaaaactcttaattatatgattttattgtatttgaaattatgaatagccatttataaaataaatagaacgATAACTAAGTCTAGTTGTTTGAAACTTGAGCTCGGCACGTGCACGTGCTActgtatattttataaatgtctGACCATAGTTTCAAATacaataaaatcttatttaaaatcatataaataagtatttgtATTCTCTTATCActctcatttaaaaataaaaaaatggatttctATTACTTATGTAAAACTCTTTTCAAAGAAGAAATTCTCACCTTTCATCTTCTAATCAGATATAGATATAGGTCTAGAGTTTAAGAAATAAGAAGGCGGCGGCCGGCTAGTAAAGTTAATTTAAGTCCTTAAATAAATTTGGACTTTGCAATTATATTAGTCATTTGTTAATGGATTAACATTAACctcaaacttataataaaacattatctatattataaactagatataaaatatatcttataGTTAACTTTAAACTTTAccattttatgaaataataacattataaatgcAAATCTTTATTTTGTTGGCTTTGATTAATAGCTCGGCTCGACACAAACTATTACACGAATCTGTTCCTATATATTTAATTGGGCTCACAAAATTGTTCGTGCATGACTAGTCTCAAGAACTCGTTTAGAGGGCtatttagaaatataataatttaataaaaatataataattttaaaatgaatctcAATACtagtaaaaacaaaaaataataataagtttttttttatgcaaTAGAATGacttaaaaataacatttaaacgGCGTTCTAAAGGAATGTCTAAACAAACGTGTTCGCTGaatatttaaaaactcaaactTAACTcgcttaaaattttaaactttaaataaaactGAGTTCGATTCGCTAAAACTAACTAACGATCTCTCTTTACATAACCGAAATTAGAATATATTGCAAGTTTATGAGTTCATTTACATCTCTGTCATTAGATAAAGGGTGAaatcatgattaattttttaatttatgtgatTTGTTCATAATCACTAATTAGTGCTCTTgaataatgtataaattttaaatgtttgtgttaattgctcttttattttttatatttatatagtagGCAATAAACTTAATTGaacatatgaaaaaaaatatataacatagcttaaatattatttagtttaaatgtttttaattatctgtataaaatataaataaataatattctttaattaaagtatagtaataaattataaaaataattaacaaagatatcattatttttataaatataatattttaataattaaaatataaatatatataatatatatatatgtggagATTATAAAATTTTCCTAATAATAATAGGAAACtacatacaaaaaaatattattgtaatattataataaagaatattttgtaaatcatatattttatgcaacaaatataaaaaaatccatcttaatattttgattatataaagactcttcttttaatttgttaaatctctcttgattctcttgttta
It encodes the following:
- the LOC124926563 gene encoding uncharacterized protein LOC124926563, giving the protein MEMKHLSTLLSMDSSSSSHEEIERVTNHFEPPDINVPLSVVEPIPLPLSWNSTDVFDIDLLTQLCEGETNVNVTKAEKKCAKRIDSFWGAWFFFNFYFKPVLKEKSKSKLNLEGKPDLNLDVFLVQHDMENMYMWVFKERPENALGKMQLRSFMNGHSRQGERPFPFPVEKGFIRSHRMQRKHYKGLSNPQCLHGIRLVLCPNLINVEEDDINKWLELTGRDLNFSVPSEAIEFCLWRNNLPSIEFELDHTSKRNNTNLNLSTHSPNHNKRQRNHLNGGFDIHQNEPNWFKDFTGVMRNADGPVTAAKTIYEDEKGFLIIVSLPFIDLQKVKVTWKNTISHGIVKVSCLSSGCVPIVKRQNRTFKLTDPMPEQCPQGEFVREIPLSMRIPEEAKLEAYCDQTGKILEIMVPKQKVGLEEHEVTVCVRPSLTE